The Roseibium sp. Sym1 nucleotide sequence TACGAAGAAGGAATCGGACAAGGACGGACGCACCTTCTGTTCGTATTTCCTGGACATGGCGCTTCAGTCTCTTGAAGACGGGTCCGAGGATGTCGACTCGATCCTCAAGACCAAGATTACACCGCTCATGGTGGGGCAAAAGCCCGTGGATGCAGGCAAGGCAGAATCCGCCTGACACCTTCTCGATGGGGCGCAAACGCACCACGCTCACGGCATGGGTGAGCTGGTGCGTTTTTTTTGCCGTTCCTGAAATAGTGCGCCGCGCCTCGGAACACTGGCCGAGGCGCGTTCGAATCCTGAGAAGGGACCTGTTTGCCTGCCCTATAGGAGACAGGCCGCATCGGACATTCAGAAAGGTGGCGACCCCGGCAGGACTCGAACCTGCGACCATTCGCTTAGAAGGCGAGTGCTCTATCCAGCTGAGCTACGGGGCCAATTCGTGAGAAGGCCTGCGGTCGTTCCTGATCTTTTCATCGCCGAAACGCCTAGCCTTGTCGATCCGCTTGTGCCGGTTTCAACAGGCAATCCAAATCCGCCAGACGCGTTTCAGACGCCTGTGGACCGGCTTGGGGTCAGTGGGTCCAGGGAGCGACCCGGTTGAACTTGAAATTGTCGGCATAGGCCGCGCCGCGCACCTTGCGCTCCTGGGCCTTCTCGACCCGGTGCGCGATGCCGTGGCGCTTGGCATAGGCAACGGCTTCTTCCTGGCTTTCGAAAGTGAGGCGGACCTGCTGCTTCATGTCGGACGAGGACGTATAGCCCATCAACGGTTCCACCGACTTGGCTGCCTCCGGTTCGTAATCCAGCACCCAGCGCTGGGTCTTGGCCTTGCCGGATTGCATGGCTGTTTTTGCCGGACGATAGATGCGCGCAACCATGTGACTGTGCCCTCAATTCAATTCGTGCAAGTTGAATTTCTCTGCACAGAGCTTTTTCCCGCCTTTGCCCTCGGAGTCAACACCGATCTTGTTCCGGCGCGCCATCCCGGTGGGCAACAGTGGGTATACAACTTTCGAAAGTTCGCATTAACAGTGTTTCGCAAAGGTTGAACCATGACAGTTCTGTAACATGACAAACCTGACCGCCGCGTGGTATTAACTGCCGTAACGTGAATTTGGCAGTCACCAGTCTGCCATGCCGCGTGCACCGCTATTTGGCTATCGTCCTTCCGGCCGGCCTGCAGGCCGCTCACAGGCGCAGCCCAAGAAACAAGGCATGGACATGCACTACGCATATCTGAAGCGCATGGAATCTTATGTTCCCGAACATGCGCGCCCAATATCGGCAGAAGGGCTGAACCTGAAGGCCGCGATAGATGAAGCCAATCTCACCGAGATGTGGGACATGATCCTGTCGCTCGACTATGGTGTCGCGGAGCCCAACCAGCTTTCACCCGAGAAACGCGACGAGTTTCTCAATGTCATGAACCTGCTCCTGCAGGCGTTCGACAAGTAACCGCAAGGGACCAGAGGCGAGACCGCAACCGTGCTGACGCGCCCAAATGCACTGTTTACGGAAATCGGGACGCAAGCCATTGAAAAGGGGCTGGCGGATCCGATGCTGTCCGCCTTTTACGAAAGCCTCATGTCCGCGCCTGCCGGTGGTGTCCAGGAACGCCTCAAACCCTACCTGCCCCATCTGAGCCTGTGTTCGGACAAGATGGTGGGCGGCGCGCCGCCGCCGATTTTCTATGTGGGCAAGGAAAGCGGACAGAGAACGCTTTTCGGCGAGGACTGGGCCGTGCCGTCCAGCCCCGCCACGGGCTTGCGGACCCCGGATCCGGACCTCGAAACGGCGTCGGCCGACGGCTACCGCGCCGCGCTCGAGGGCAGCCCCTATTACGGTTATGCCCGCACACAGGTGCACGTGAACGGCCAGTCCTACGAAGTCGCTTTCGAACGGCTGATCCTGGCCGTCCGTCCGGCCCTCACCTCACAGATCCGCTTCTGCGCCTATCTGGGCGTCATTCAGGACCTTCGCCGGACTCTCTGACAATCAGCTTCGCCAGTCCGTGCAGGTCGCTGCGCGTTGCGTAGACCAGCCAGTCGTCCGGCCTGACATGGCCGGGGGCCCGCTCCCAATGGGTTCCGCGCGGCACGAAACGCCGATAGCCGACCCTGATGCCGAACCCCTTTTCCGCGCTTCGGGCCGCCATCAGTCCGTAGAGATAGTCCGGGGACCACTTCAGCAGGGACAGCAGAAAGCCAAGCTGCGTCAGCGGTTCCGCAAGCCCCTGCCCGCGGACGTCCTTTCGGAGCCACAGGTTGCCGTGATAAACGATGCGGCCACGCATGTGAAAGGCGTCGTGGGCATGTTCCGTCCCGAAGCGGGCCTGCGGATTGGGATCGACAAAGATACGCCGTTGCTGCTGCTGCCAGTGTTCGGCAAGGCTGCGGTCCTTCAGATCCTCCATCTTGGCCGCCTGGACGGACACGACGTTGCCGTGGCTGTTATAGGCGCCGATCCAGAACGCGGTGGCGCCGTGCAGATCGAAGAAGCGCGGCGAGAAATCCTCCATCAGGTATTTGTCTTCGGTTGCCCGCACGGTTTTTTCAAACAGGTTGAAGTCCGCGCTTTCCTTTAACGAAAGCCCGCTCTGTTCCACCCTGGACGTGATTGCCGCAATTGCGGCCGTCACATCCAGCGTCGCCTGATCGTCACCGTCCGGCAGCATCCGTCCACCCGGCCCGCCCGCGCGTTCGCGCAGGCAGAGCCCCTTCCCCAAGGATCTGAAAC carries:
- a CDS encoding ETC complex I subunit, whose amino-acid sequence is MVARIYRPAKTAMQSGKAKTQRWVLDYEPEAAKSVEPLMGYTSSSDMKQQVRLTFESQEEAVAYAKRHGIAHRVEKAQERKVRGAAYADNFKFNRVAPWTH